Genomic window (Tolypothrix sp. NIES-4075):
AACATGTTATCCGCTACAAAATTTTTTCGCGTCGATGATCTGATGGTGCAGATTTACAATTCTGAAACCGAAATGGCTCAGGATGCAGCAGAAATCGCCCAAAAGTATTTACAAGACATTTTGACTTCAACAGATTCTGCGACTATATTATTAGCGACTGGTAACTCTCAACTGAAATTTCTGGATGCTTTGATAAAGTTAGGTGGTGTAGATTGGTCGCGAGTGACGATGTTTCATCTAGATGAATATTTAGGAATTGCTGCTGACCATGCTGCGAGTTTTCGACGCTATTTGCAAGAGCGTGTCCAGAAACAAGTACAGCCTAAGCAATTTCATTATATAGAAGGTGATGCATTACAACCTTTGGCAGAGTGCGATCGCTATACCAATTTACTCAAAGCACAACCAATTGATTTATGCTGTCTAGGTATTGGCGAAAACGGACACATCGCTTTTAACGATCCATCTGTAGCAAATTTTCAAGATCCATATACCGTGAAATTGGTAAAACTCGATATAGTCAACCGTCAGCAACAAGTCAACACTGGTTATTTTCCTCATCTGGAAAACGTACCCCAGTACGCTTTTACCCTCACCATCCCGATGATTTGCTCTGCTAAAAAAATTATCTGTCTTGCACCTGAAAAACGTAAAGCTCAGGTAGTAAAACAGATGTTGCAGGGGTCAATTAGCATTAAATGTCCCGCTTCTATATTACGTCAACAACCGCAGGCGACGTTATTTTTAGATGTCAATTCTGGTTCAGCGTTTTTACACCCAGAAGTCACAAGCTAGAAGTTATAATTTCGACTTCTAACTTGTGAATTCTAATTAAATGCCGACTAAATTAATATTTAGAGCGAGAAGTTGTGACTTCATTAGGATCGCGGTAAACTTTAGGTTCTTCGCGTTTGCGAACTAAACCTGCTAAACCAGCAAGACCAAGCAATCCCAGCCAACCCAAATTAGAATGGCGAGTGCGTCTTACTTCAGTGGAAGTCGTGGTAGTAGTATTTGTACCACTGCCCGTGGTGTCGGTTGTACCAGTACCTGTTGTACCCGTTGTACCACTGCCCGTGGTATCGGTTGTACCAGTACCTGTTGTTGTGCCAGTACCCGTGCTATCTGTTCCGGTGGTACCAGTGCCAGTACCCGTGCTATCTGTTCCGGTGGTACCAGTGCCAGTACCTGTTGCATCTGTACCCGTAGTGCCAGTTGTGCCAGTACCTGTTGTGCCACCTGTACCAGTGCCAGTACCAGTACCAGTTCCAGTTCCATAAGTACTGCTACCAGTGCCAGTACCTGTTGTGCCACCTGTACCAGTGCCAGTTCCATAAGTACCAGTACCTGTTGTACCACCTGTACCAGTTGCACCTGTGCCAGTTCCATAAGTACCAGTACCTGTTGTGCCACCTGTACCAGTTGCACCTGTGCCTGTTCCATAAGTACCAGTACCTGTTGTGCCACCTGTACCAGTTGCACCTGTGCCAGTTCCATAAGTACCAGTACCTGTACCAGTGCCAGTTCCATAAGTACCAGTACCTGTACCAGTTGCACCAGTGCCAGTTCCATAAGTACCTGTACCAGTGCCAGTTCCATAAGTACCTGTACCTGTACCAGTTCCATTAATACCTGTACCTGTACCAGTGCCAGTTCCATAAGTACCAGTACCTGTACCTGTGCTAGTTCCATTAGTACCTGTACCAGTGCCAGTTCCATTAGTACCTATGCCAGTTCCATTAGTACCTGTACCTGTACCTGTACCTGTACCTGTTGTGCCTGTTGTACCAGCGCCAGTGCCAGTGCCACTACCACTACCTGAACCGCCAGTTTGAGCAGAAACAGACGCAGGTAAAGATATAGAGGCTAAACTGATGGCAAACACACTAGCCAAAACGGTTTTAGATAAGTCAAAAGGCTTCATGTTTATTTTTCCTTTAAAGTTTTGGATTTCTTGAGATTATTGATTAAAGAAAACGGCGATATCAATTTCATCAGCTTTATTAAATATTATGAACTTATGCGAAGTTCGGCATCTTACTTAAGTTATGCAAAAGAAAGTTTTCAAATATTTGAATAAATATTGTATTGGCATTGAAACAATTAAACAAAATTCTTTCTTTGTGCATAAATATTAGCTAGCGATCGCGCTCTGGTCACTTGCTGCAACCATCTTTAGGTTGATATTTGATATTGTTTCGAGAACTGACTGCAAGTTGAAAACCAGACAAGCAAGCTTCAAGCTCAGGACAGTCTTCACACTTAAGTTCTTTTCCTGGATTCTTACAGCCACAGGGAGGATTTATGAAACATTCAGAAGGATTTTTAGGTTTAAATGATTTTTGGAAGATAAACTGTAAAGCCGCTTCTTGTAAACAAAAAATAACGTCTCGCGTCATCATATAATTTCTCCTTTGAATATATTAATAATTTAGAATCAACTAAGTATTTTATCTAAATAAAGCTGAGTATACATAGTGGTAGATACTTTAATTCATTCAGGCGAATAAAACTTGTAAGCTAACAGTGAATTACCTAGATTGCAAGGTGCGTTGGAACTTGTTCCGTAACGCACCGCAATTTATTTGTATAGGTAATCTAATCTCTGTCAGGCAATAATAATATATTGCACCAGCCAAGAAATCTAGCTTAGAAACAAGTACAAA
Coding sequences:
- a CDS encoding WGxxGxxG-CTERM domain-containing protein, yielding MKPFDLSKTVLASVFAISLASISLPASVSAQTGGSGSGSGTGTGAGTTGTTGTGTGTGTGTNGTGIGTNGTGTGTGTNGTSTGTGTGTYGTGTGTGTGINGTGTGTGTYGTGTGTGTYGTGTGATGTGTGTYGTGTGTGTGTYGTGTGATGTGGTTGTGTYGTGTGATGTGGTTGTGTYGTGTGATGTGGTTGTGTYGTGTGTGGTTGTGTGSSTYGTGTGTGTGTGTGGTTGTGTTGTTGTDATGTGTGTTGTDSTGTGTGTTGTDSTGTGTTTGTGTTDTTGSGTTGTTGTGTTDTTGSGTNTTTTTSTEVRRTRHSNLGWLGLLGLAGLAGLVRKREEPKVYRDPNEVTTSRSKY
- a CDS encoding glucosamine-6-phosphate deaminase, which encodes MLSATKFFRVDDLMVQIYNSETEMAQDAAEIAQKYLQDILTSTDSATILLATGNSQLKFLDALIKLGGVDWSRVTMFHLDEYLGIAADHAASFRRYLQERVQKQVQPKQFHYIEGDALQPLAECDRYTNLLKAQPIDLCCLGIGENGHIAFNDPSVANFQDPYTVKLVKLDIVNRQQQVNTGYFPHLENVPQYAFTLTIPMICSAKKIICLAPEKRKAQVVKQMLQGSISIKCPASILRQQPQATLFLDVNSGSAFLHPEVTS